The DNA region tttatttttaaaataagatattgTCTCGTGGTTAATGAATTTCAAACTTTGACAATTGCTcgagtgttttaaaaaaaaataattatacataaaaattttacaCTACGGGCCTCCAATTAATCATATGATTGGTCGTTTTTACCTTCTATTTTAAGTTCTCGTTACAGTATCACGAACAACGCTGAATTATAAACGGCGTCGAATTCTAGGTTGCCCGCCACGTTACTCCTAGCTGTAAAAACATAAGTGGTTATTAGAAAAAGGAGAATTAACTGAAATACCCTTAAAAAAGTCACCTAATAACACCAATCGACCTTCCATTCAAATTGACAGGGGCCGGGTATCGTGGGCTTCACGTGAGTAGCATATCACAGTGTCCGAGACAAGTCATATGCTGACTCAGCACAGTAGGATGCGATCCCATTGGACCAGATAGACAGATTAGTATCTAACTCTTTCGATATTTCTGGGTTTCGCAGTTTCGGCTGTTGTTTGGGATTTAGTATATAAAAACAACGATTTCAGTGTTTCGGTTCCCACGGCAACCTcaactcttctttctttttgttaagCATAAAGCAGTTTCTAGTCTCTCCTGACTTCCTCACTCTCAAACCTTTGCCTTTTTCTCGTACACACTTGCAAATTAAAGGGTATTTTCACCTATTGCCTCCACCTCGATctgcttctttcttttcttctgctTGGTTTCCAAGAGAGCAGAGAGAGATCTTTTAGGGTGGGTGGTGTGTGTGATTGTCCAGCAATATTTCCATTCATATTTCTCAAACGGATACCAAAAGGAGCTCCTTCCTACTTCGATTCTCTGCAGTGCTTGGTGGTGAATCCAGCCACttattttgtttccttcttgcttttACTTGAGTTCCTTGTAGACTTTATTGCCTTGTTTAGAGGCATATTTATTAGTCCCCTCTGTGATTTTCCTCGGTGGCAAATTCTCCCTCTGCTCTCctatctttctctctttcttgatGGGCTTCGAGATTTAAACAGTATTTTCTCGACGCTTTTTGTTTCAAATCCACCTTTTTTAATGTCTTTGCGGCAGGTTTCTCAATCACAATTGTCCCTAATCTTCTTGTTCAcgtctctttctctttcttcgacatctttatcttctttttctttgaaaagaatcTCGTAGGAGAGACAACTAATACTGAGAGGAAGGAAAAGCATGGACCAAGACCAAGGTATCCTATGCCCAATCAAATTCACAGAGCACCGAAACGTTACCAAAAAGCTCACAAAGCCGAGACATGTAGTATCTGATGGCCACCGGAAACCACAAGTAGACCCAAATGCCCCGAGGATCGTTCGTATTTCTGTCACCGACCCCGACGCCACGGACTCGTCCAGTGACGAGGACGAAGTATTGTTCTTCTTCGGTCGGCAACGTGTGAAGCGGTATGTCAACGAGATCAACATCGAGTCTGGCTGCAAAACCAACGCCATGTCGAAAGCAAGAAAACGACCAGCAGGAGGGTCACTGACCTGCCGGCGGCCACCGAAGGTAGCTCCGACGAACGTTAGGAAGTTTCGAGGTGTACGACAACGGCCTTGGGGTAAATGGGCGGCCGAGATTCGGGATCCCGTGAAACGTGTACGGCTATGGTTGGGGACTTATGACACCGCTGAGGAGGCTGCCATGGTTTACGATAACGCGGCTATTAAGCTTCGAGGCCCGGACGCTTCAACCAACTTTGTCACTCCGCCGCCACCGAAAGAAATGCCCGAAATAAATGTGCCTTCTGTCTCGTGCGATGATTCGAGTGACGAGTCTCTAAGTCACAGTCATAGTCTCTCTTCTCCGACGTCTGTTCTTCATCGTTACATAGTTCATTCATGTGGTACTGGAGAAGCCCAACCCACAAAACAAGAAATAAAGGAAGAACCAGAGCAGCAGCAAGAATTGATTGAGAAACCAGTGGGACAGTGTAAACGAGAAAAACTGGATGGCGAGGAAGTGTTTCGAGAATGTCTGGCGCCCGAAATGAGTCTCTCTGAAGACCCGGGTATTGGCGATTATCTACAGCTGGAGTTTCCGTCGTGCTACGAAGACCCTTTTAACTATTCCGAGCCGTCGCTTCTTTTCGACGAGCCGATGCCGAGAGATATCCCGATGGACGATTTCGGTCTCAGCTTGTTCGGTGATAACAGAAACGAAAGTTACGGGTCCTCATCAATGGTGAACCCGAACCAAGGAGACGATTATTTCCAAGACATCTTGTTGGGTTCAGACCCTCTTGTGGTCCTCTAATGGAGTGATCAGAACAGAGAGGGATGAGTGTGGTTGTTGGTTACCGCCGTTTGCTGGCCGATTTATCGGCAGATTTTGTTACGGTCGTAACCAGAAGTATCGGCTACTTTCGATTGTACTCTAATATTTATTATGGACTATTAAGCAGTAGTCAtgtatttgtttaaatatagaTTGGAAAAACAGAGTGaagttttgttttctgtttggAAGCATGTTTTTGTATCTTATCTTAAGGCTTGCTGTAAGAGTATGTTTAACTTTGGCAAATTAATTAGTGGACAActctttattcttctttttggttcatatttattaataattttcaatatttaggaaaaaacttttctattttatttaatagagTATCGGTGAACAACACTTCAGTAGAAacaagataatatatatatacatatatatttatagtatttttcaGATCATGACTACTTGcgtttaattaatatatatatatatatattaactttctactgaagaaaaaaaaaatatgtccgACAGAATGGCCACAATAATGTCAAATAGCATTGCTGGGATGCCCATAATTGAGTTTGCTTTTCTTCAAAACCATATTTTCTCGGTGAAAGAAATACAACATAGAAGAAATGCAGCCAAAAAAGCAAATATGGTGAGATGCATGCGTGGGGTTTAGTGCTCAAAAGCCAACCGGCCATCCACCTCTCTAATTTTGAAGAAGTTCCAAAGTTAAAAGGGCAACTAAATTTAGAGGTACTGTAATTAGATTGTCTGCAATTTGGCTGAGACATCGttaatcaaaaataatatttatagttatgaaATGTGTAaggataattttctttttaaaaaaagttaataaatacaGAACtctcataataaaaaattaatttttttaataatacatctcacatttttttaaaatattgtacaacacttatacattttataattatatgtaatattattcatcATCAACTCACAAGTATGTCAGACGAGGTGAACAACAATCACATCTCATCTATAATATCATGAGCTTCTCCGTATCATCACCTACCTTAATTGGTCACCTACTAATTACCCGAAAGGATTTTGATTTCATTAGCAAGAAAACCTTATTCTATAAAAGCAATATTCTCAAAttactataaatataaagaaagagttaaaaaagaaaaagaaaattgaatttctttGCATGGATGAATATATAATACTTTTCCAAATGTAAAAACCCACTATTACTTAATATAAGATCATGCTATATTGAGTAAATcaataatcatataaatataagaatatgatgttatttatatttcaaaaattatCGATGCGTACGCCCATTTAGTTATAACATTAATTCGGTAGCACATGACGCTTGATATTCATGTTATAGAGTATTCTCAAcggattttttattataatttaaaatacatcattgaaatttattttttctattttatatattaatttttacaatatgcCATATATGAttagcttatttatttatttttcatatcatttaaataatatattttttaatatttttcttctaataaaaaatcagaaaagagaaataaatttaaaatatttgtaataatGAATAGTTGGTCCACGAACCACGGCCACAGGACAGGACAGGACAGGGATATTGTATGTCTTACTTTGATGAGACTCTGAGCATATGTATCTGCAGTGACACTTGCTTAACCAATACTCAAAGAGGCGGAGGAATGACACGACCAACTTCCCATCATTATGTCTCAAAACCAGACAATAATTGATCTATGTTATGATTTATTCTTAAAACTATCGATATTGCCCTCACGCCCTCGAACATATTATATGTTTATCCTAGACTgaaattaaaacaaagaaaacatatacatacatgatACACACAATTCAAAGTTCATGTCGTTTAGTTCTCATGTGCACGACTTTAATTAGAATTTGATGGTTATAATAGCACATGCTTAAAGTGTTCTTTTGAAGGAAGGAGATGAGTAAGGTGATGTTGAAATTATAAGGGATTAATTCCTTTCGACTATGACTAGTCTCTTCATGGAGTAGCGTACGAGCTGATCTACAATCAAATTATAATTAGCTTTTAGGAGGGAGGGAGCATTCTGATCTCCAGGTTGTACGTGTTAGTAATGGAGGGGTCCTTTTATGGTTGTCGCTGCCGGTTGGTGGAAAATTTTAGGACATTAATTTTGGGGCAAAATAGGATTGTGGGTTTGGGTTATACGACCCATTGCATGTGACATTGCATGTGACACTATGTCCCATATATGCATGCCGCTTTTATATACCTTAAGAAATGTGGACGTGTTCAGTATTCTTCTTCTATACATGTTTCTGTCCCGGCCGGACCCTTTCTTTTCACTGGCTGGTGATTAGTACTGTCTCGTGGGCTATTCCAATGTTATCAACCAAAGGGGCATGACACTGCACACCTACATGCaatgaattaattatatatagaggAAGAGCTAGAGATAATGTACATCTTCGTTCTAGATTTATGAGCTCAAATATCATATTGGAAttgtttaattaaatttatcaaaatctcTTGGTTTT from Carya illinoinensis cultivar Pawnee chromosome 6, C.illinoinensisPawnee_v1, whole genome shotgun sequence includes:
- the LOC122312936 gene encoding ethylene-responsive transcription factor CRF4-like — its product is MDQDQGILCPIKFTEHRNVTKKLTKPRHVVSDGHRKPQVDPNAPRIVRISVTDPDATDSSSDEDEVLFFFGRQRVKRYVNEINIESGCKTNAMSKARKRPAGGSLTCRRPPKVAPTNVRKFRGVRQRPWGKWAAEIRDPVKRVRLWLGTYDTAEEAAMVYDNAAIKLRGPDASTNFVTPPPPKEMPEINVPSVSCDDSSDESLSHSHSLSSPTSVLHRYIVHSCGTGEAQPTKQEIKEEPEQQQELIEKPVGQCKREKLDGEEVFRECLAPEMSLSEDPGIGDYLQLEFPSCYEDPFNYSEPSLLFDEPMPRDIPMDDFGLSLFGDNRNESYGSSSMVNPNQGDDYFQDILLGSDPLVVL